In Mauremys reevesii isolate NIE-2019 linkage group 9, ASM1616193v1, whole genome shotgun sequence, the genomic stretch ATTTAATGCTGCTACTGCTTGAGGAAGCTCTGAGTAACAGCACAGGCAAGCACTGGGGTTATTCATTAGGAGGGAAAATTTTTTAAATAGTCTGGGAGAGTGACAGAGAAGTGGAGACATTTCCCCCTTATTCCTTGCAGGAGCTAGTAGTCTTTGAAAGGGAGAAGACACAGAAAACTCCTTTTCTGTCTAAGATGAGGGCGGAGTTTCCAATCTTATCAGACACCTACTAGTCAAAGGTTGATATGAAAGATAAAATGTCCAATCAGTGTCCAAAGCCAACACCTTGATAGAAATCACACCACCTATCCTTTTCAAGCTACTCTAGGAAGGCTTCTAACAACGGACCTCCCAGATGGACCTCCCTTCCCCGCTGCTTACTGCTTCTCTTTGCCTCCTATCTTTTCATTTCATCCTCACCCTACTCTAGTTTTCATATCTACCTGTGGGGAAGCAGGTTTATTGCTCTGGCTAGTGCCTTGTATATCTCACACTCTGCTGAAGTACTTAATAAAATAgtcttccttttttaaattttttttattgatgATCTTGCCCAGCTAGTGTATGACAACCTGTTGAATTCAATGCAGTGTTGTCTCTTGCAAATGGGTTGTGATGTTCTTATTTGTTGCGCCAGCAAAGATTTGATTTGGGCGCTTGGGCTGGGTCAAAGTAACATGAGAGGGAGGAAGAGTCGGCACTTGCTTACAGGTTAGCAAGCAACCAGTCCATCAGCCCACAACGAGGCATGTTTCCCACAGCAGCAGCCATCTGTTGTTTTTCAAAGTACCTCATTACCTCTTGGAGAATATCCCCAACGCTGTAGCCCTTCTTGGCAGCTTTTTCAGCCAACTGAGGAAGCTTCTTCAAATCCCCTTCATTTTCATTCATGAATGACAGGTTGGGCACGTTGAAGTGGGAAGCAGCCATCCACTGGAGGATAGCCTGGAGTTCTTTGTTCAGTAAGCTGCTGTTGGAATTCTGGTTGTTCACAATCACTTCAGAACCAGATGATGAACCTAATAGCTGTTTTCCATTACCCTTGGATTGTGAACTTCTCCTGGGTACTGCTGGCGTTTTTGAGGATGAAGCACCAAATGCATTTTGTTCATCCAACAGGTCACCTATAGCTAAATCTGGGCTATTGTTTTTGGCCATGAATAGACATAACTTCATCACAGATTCCACCAGTTGATCAATAAATTGCTTGTTCACCTGATCCATATTGTCAAACTGATCCATGGCTGAACTGGGCTGTTTAGATAAGGACTTTTTGCTGGACTTGCTATCAGTGGTGGCAGGATCTCTGTAATTCCTGTTTGTTTCACTGGAATTGTCATCTATATTGAAACCAGCCTCACGTAAGACCTTCTGGATGATTGATAACAGGATACTTGATATGTCCCCCTTTTGGGAGTCAAGTTGTTGGTGGTCATTCTTTGCTCCTGAGTGCCTTGATCCAGCAGCCATTGAAAGGGACTTGGAACTTTGGCTGCTCCCAGCCTTTTCAAAATGAGAATCACGAGACACGTATCCAAACGAAGTGGCGCCCGATTCACGTGCTGAGTCTTTGCCATTTGTCTGTTGTAATAGATGTTGTTGTATCAACATTAATGCAGTCACAATGAGGTCTTTTGCATACTTATCCATTGAGCAATGCTTTTCCGAATCCTTGCTTGATGATGATTGACACTTGCTGGCTCCTCGGTCTTTGTCCTTCCCTTGATTATGCATTTCACTTTTCATTGCTGTAAATTGCATGCCTTGAGATTTGCTGTCTTGGGAGCCTGTTTTAAGTGATGTGTATGCTAGGCTTTGAGACCTGGACTGCTTATCATCCCCTGCTAGGGCTTTAAACAGGCGTTTCACCATTGCTTCCAAAATTTCAGTAGACTTTTGGCTTCCTAGATTGAATAGATTCTTTTTCACCGTGGAAACGAAATCAGAGTCTGTCATGAGCACCCCTGTGACATTATGTAGATTTTTCATGGTTGAGTCTATCAAGTCTGATATGACGTCTTTGGTATGTTTGAGGATTACTTTCTTCAAAACTACACAAGCTGGGGTTGTCTTACCATCCTTTCTTTGGACTTTCATGGTCTTCATGAATGAGAACATCATGTCTGAAGCAACTTGATTTGCATAAACCATTAACCCTTTGCTTACAGAAGTACCAGAATCATCCTGCCCAGACTGTTTTGCTTGCTGACACATTTGTTTATCTCCAGGCTTTCCCCCCTGTTTACAACCATTTTGATTAGACATCTCACCATAGAAGAGTGATGTTCTCTTAGAACCTGAAGTATCTTCCTTCTTGATAGTCTTTTCTTGAGATGGTCTTGGGGATGGTAGTTTACCCTGGGGGTCCTGTGTGCTTGCTTCAACGGCTTCATTCACCATTTGTGATGCGATTTTGCTCACAGAACCACGGGAATTGTTATTTTTCCCTTCACCAGCTGAACCATGAATCCCCTGACGTATAAACTTACTGGCAGTGCCTTCCAATTTATCTGTGATCTCTTTTCGTGCCATTTGAACAACCAAAGAACAGAGCTTATTTACATAGTATGAAACATCATCTGGATCTCTCTTTCCCTTTTGGGCACCGGCAGACTTTAAAGATGTGTCACTGTTCTGGGACAATGATGGATCATTGAAGGTTTCGCTAACTTTGCGTTTCTGAGGGGCATCTGAAGGGGTCAGTGCATGCTGGAATCCAACTGCATATTTCTGAAGGTCATTGTTGAGCCAGCTCACAACGCTGAGTTCATCAGTTGAACCTTGTTTGAAAAGACATACCGCTCCTTCAGTTTTAGAATGATCATGCTTCTCATTGTCCTTTATTACAATGACTTCTTTTTCCTCCAGATTTCCCAGATCAAGTTCATTTGAAGGTTCAGAGATGCTGCTGGACTGGCTAGCAGCTTTCTTTGCTTTTGAATCTTTGTCCTTTACATTCAGGCTGGAGACATCAACAAAACAGATCACTTTCCGGTCCTGGTCCTTCTGTTCATCAGGGTTGTAGAGGTCTACTTTACACACACCTGCCTGACTGTGTAACCAGTCAACTTCCTGAGACATCTTTGCAGGTTGATAATAGGACCGTACCCAGGACCGTAGAGTGTTCTTTTATCAGTTGAGCTTCTGTGATGACCCTGCCAGACTCGAGATGTTGCCTCCTCTCTCAGCTTTCCATGCTCTTCTACTGCCAGATGAGCTCTTCACCTGTGTTGACTCATGGTTTCTATAgcagcagtgacatcacaaagaacCAGTTTCACTACCAACCTATGATGTGTTGGCAATGCTTTAGCAGTGGGCTGCTATACATTTTTTCCTTTAGCCTGTGTTAAATCTGTGCCCTTTGGTTTTGGAGGGTGTTTTCCGATAGGTGGGCTGAGGGAATGGAGATTCTGTCTTTGTTTTCTatataaacaaaaacattttttcataAACAAGGAGTCACCACCACTTAGCAAAGAAACTAGcattaaactgcattttctggATATACAGTGAATATATTGATAGTATAAGACGGAGGTTACCTTTTTATTAGAAGAGGGAGTTGGGAATGAAGATGGCGGTAGTCTCATGATGTTCTCCCTGAAGTGGTGACATCACAAAGATCAGCGCTCACCAATAATAGCTGAACAAAAAACCTCTAGACTTGAAAAGTGTCTTATTTCTCTTTTCATTCCCTGCTTTTTCTCTCattctctttttctcttccccactttttcttttgttttcttccttcctttttctctttgacTAGCCTGTATATCTATCTTTTCCCCTCTactctgaaataaaataaaatctgtaaATCTAAGCACAGGCAGTGTGACTGAGATTATACCCCCCTATTATCAGATGGTTGAAAAATCATAAAATCGTAGAAATTATATATAGAAAAGACTTCTTGTTatccagtgcaggattgttccctataaAATATTTACCATAGGCATGTGAGATTAATGTTAAATCTCCCagatgacatttctgtttgtagATTATTTCATACCTTGTAGCTCTGGaaaggatggattttttttttgagttaaatCACTGCACTGGTACTCAGGAAATTTAGGTTCAGTTCTCAGCTTTACCACAGATCTCCTGTTAAAtcatgagcaagtcacttaaacagtCTGATTCTTAATTCcaagttccccatctgtaaattggggatgataattcttcctttttttcaccttttgcctgtcttgtctagttggatagtaagctctttggggctgtgTCTTACTACGTATATGTaccatgcctagcacaatgggactccaGTTTAGGTTGGGTCCTCTAGGTATGATTATACTACAAATAATACTTGCATACATACATCTCTGTGACTGTCTGCAGTTGAGTATTTTGTATAATATTAATCATTGCAGCAATTTTCCTTCcattatgtgattttttttccagctccATTTGCCTTGTATAAAACATTTGTGCAGAAATATTGCCCAATATTTCACAACTACTTTCAGTGTGTAGTACCAGATACCAACTAAATATGTGGATTATAGTTCATTTGACAGATAACAGATGTTGATGATGCAGGAAAAGGGTTCACAGTGGGGTACCCTAGTCAAGTACAGGTAGTAGAGTAGTTTAGACCCAggagataaaaaaataaaagcttccATAAGAATTAAAAGCTGACAAAATTCTGGGAGCACTAACATAACTGAATACTATCTGAAATTAAATAATTTGAAGTATTATTTATATTTTGAAgtagtattttttttcccttttctttgataCCTTAGTTCACTGCGTATGTGGAAAATGCCTCTCGTTGCCTGGTAACCATGCATATATCCATTTCAGGTTGATGTCAAACTGATAAAATTTGGTTGCCTGAAGCTAGGCAAGTGACCTAATTGTTTGGGATACACACTAGCAGAAAGGGTTCGGATATGGGCAACCAAATTGACTTCAGGCATGGAAATGCTTTTGGAAGGATGAGAGATTGAAAAGTTTGGGATTGTTTAGAGGAGAATAGTAGAGAACATGGAGATGTATAAAATAGTGAACTGTTTAGCAAAGATAAACTGGTCACGTTTGTTTATTCTTTCGCATAATGTGTGAACAAGGAGACATTAGATGGAATTAAAAAGAACACATTTGAAATAGGTAAATGGAAAATACTTCAAAATTGCTATGAGATATCATTGAGGCTAAGGGCTTTATAGGATTCACAAAAGGATTGGATATTACAGGTAGGGATGTAATGTTGCCTGTGATTAAGGTTGCATAAAACTTCCCATTGCAAGACCCtggtttcagttgcttataacttttgcgaaactttaaccatttgagcTGAAATGTTccatggtgtgtgtgtctgtctgtctctgtctctctcttgctTAATAATCCCAGTTTTACTTTCTCACTAGAGACTTGCTTGAGCTTCTCAACCAAATTCCCCGAAGAGTCTCCTTGCTCCAAGCAGAATTGAAAGGGCAAATCTGGACTAGGGTGttgctgtgggcagggctgggtacTGACACCACAATTCCtaagtgtctcaaattgggcacccaaaattaatggaAACTTTtaacttaatctctctgtgcctcagttcctcacctgtaaaatggggataccacCACCCCCTCACTTCATACGGGTGTTGTGAAGATTGATTAGTTATTTGTGAAGCATGCAGATATTATAGTGATGaacaccatagaaaagcccaggaggaaattaataattctgtctttagagcagggtttgaatagtgtgcagtaactAAGGCATGGGGGGCACACAGTGAATAAtgagaagaagaaaaatattgAAAGGCTGCTTATTAACTGAGTGCCATctctcctgtgcactgaatgaaacaaGTTCCTGAagaaaaatagtatgtggtcaAGTAATTAGAGTGTATTGTTATGCATATGCACAAGAagactgaattaaggttgcagttCTGCAAATGTGGCATTTGCAgcattgtgctccagaatctgtcttcattttttaaaaatggtttctaTCCCTCGTGGTGGCAAAAATAGCAAATAGTTAAAGTTGATGCTTGTCTGGTGCAGAGAAGCTGAAAAAATAGCTATGAGAAATGTGAACTGCCATTGGGTTACAGAGCTGTGACTGTTAATCTCAGTCAGGGTGCTATGGCCTCTATGATTCCATAGCCTTAAAGTCAGATATTTTTCCAAGATGCCACAAAATTTGGCATTTTTGTCATGGAATTGGCCACTTTGCTGCAGCCATGTGCCTGATGTATTGTTCTGTCTCCCAGCCCTGCCTAGACCTTCCTGTAGCTGCCTCTTGATTTCTAGCTTTCCCTCTGGATTACAGAGTACATTCCTTGCATTGTTGCATGTATCCAGGTAGCCAGGGATAGAGGAGACAGGTTAGTCCAGTTTACAATCAGGGAGCATTTGGCTGGGTTGCCTGGAGAATGGCACAGCAACCAACAACTGGAGAGTTGGAGAGGTGAGCTACTGAAGCTGGCTACCAACTCTCCCTTCTCCATCACGAATTGCAGAGAAAAAGTTTCTGAGCTGGATTGCCTGGATAACATTGTGGGAGCTGAGATCTGTGCCGAGACAGGGCCACCTAGAAAACATAACAGAAAAATCCATTGTCAAAAATAATCATTTTGACAATAATCATTGACTAATTTTATGTTTCATGAGACATAGTTGTGTATATTGTGGTTTGGGTTGGGAATAAAGGGTATTTAATTATGACCGAATTTAAGAGTACTTTCAGAAGAATATGGTCTTGTTGTATGACACAGGACCCTGAATAAAGTTAAACAACCTCTCTTAATGTACGCATGTTGGTGATTGCATCTTTACAGTATCAAGAAAATGCAGTAATGTATCTCTTTAAATTGTAAAGAAACAGCAATATTGGAGCAATTCGTCAGACTCCAAATCAAATTAGAGCAAAGTTGTTTTCCAGCCATTACAGTTTCTTTTCAAAAGACTGGAAAGAATGGAGGCCTTTGCCATAAAGCTTTTAAAGATCAGCACTTTGAAGATATTTCCTTTGTCATCAGTTTAAAGCTGAATTGAATGGTAGTCGTCTTACTTACCTGAAATTATGGGATTTGTAAAATACCTTGATACTAACTTGTgtagtttattatttttttttacagatatCTTGGTATCATTTGATGAAATGCATCATATAAAGTCAATAATAATTATCATCTTTGTCTTTAATGTATTAGATTTCTATCTATACTTTTCATATTTGGTTCTTTTATCAGGTTCAGAACTTAACATTGCGCAGTCAGAAGTTGGGCGTATTGTGTAGTTCACAGAATGGCCCACCAAAGAGCAGTAGTCAAGCTCAGTCATTGGCTCTATGTACTAATAAAACTGTGACCGGTACCAAGGCCAGCCAACCTGATTCTCCAGACAGCAACAGAAAAGGAGAGAGCCCAACATCTGAGTGTCGAAGTACATCTGTCACACGGACATCAAGTATACATCAGTTAATAGCACCAGGTGCGATGAATCTTTAGCTTTAAAAAGGTTGTTAAAGTTCACCCTGTCATGTATAGCCCACAAACAAGTGTCTAATGCCTCAATAAATCATTtggaaataaataattattttcagtGGTGCTTAAAATATTTGTATCTTAGAATTCTCCTATGCCTTCAGAGAgaagggcaggagagagagaaaaagaatttaaaaaggagtgtgtgtatgtgtctgtgtgttgTCCAGAGTGGTGGTAGTTACGATATTTCTGTTGCATTAGCACCCAAAGGCCCAGTCATGATCAGGACACCATTGTGCTCAACAGTGCATAAACTTCATAGGTAGACCTCTCCCTGCCTCATAGAGTTTATAATCTAGTTTACAAGAAGTCAAGAAAATGAGTGTggcaaacaaaaggaaaaaaagtggggAGCTAGAGGATAAGGTTAACCAAGCTAAGACTATGCACTTAGGTTGGCTATTGCATAATTTAATAATTCCTGCTGGTTCAAAGAGTAGAAATTTTGCCATAGTAAGTGGGCTGAGTAGGGCTGATGAGCCACATCTGCTTAATTTCaggcttagagagagagagaggctgcaagGCAGACAGCTCTTGAATTTTTGACCCCCCCGTTGTTGTCAATCAGGAAAGTAATCCATCccctacttaaaaaaaattagctatcaaatgattatttttcaaatgaaagagAAAACAGGTAGGGCTGGGAAGAGGGATGGAGAAAAGGAAAGGTGTGCCCCAGAGGAAAATCTCAAGCACTTCAGTTTCCCATTGTAGGCAGTTATGACAAGGAGTCACTGGCTCCTTTGGGAGGAAGGGGAGTACATCTCTGAAAATGAGAACACGTTTTAGGTTCCTAATTATTTATTAGTTGCATAACTTTAGGCACTTAGTTTTTACAGGCTTAGTCTAAATGTTCTAATTTAAAACTTTTTGAgcccattatttttaaaaaactatttttaaatagcACTGACTGACATAAAATTAGCAATTTTAATCCAACCTTATTGACTCTAAAGTACTTACCTCTTTTATATTACAACTATTTTAAAGCAGGCAAATGCTGTTCTTTTCAAAGTTGAGGGTAGTATTTTTTAACTAAAAGAAGTCTTATTAACAATAGTCTTAGAACTGGTGGCAGAAAGATAGATGTCTTTCTCTAGAAACATTTGTGTAGCTAAAACAAGCATGTTTTATTTAATTGTTCAGTGCTATATTTCACTTTGGAATTTACCAAAATAAATGCATTCCATTTGTGTGTTACATTTAGGACACTGTATATGGTTGAAGAGGGTATTTTCTAAGGCATTTCTAAGTTGTGCTCGTCTGAAAGGCTTGGTCAAGTTCTGTGCAGACTTTAGTAATCTGATGTGAAAATTTTCCTCATTTAAACATTTATTGTAATGTTCTTTGAACTTAAGTAAACAAATACTAATTGTCATTTTTCCCCCCTCACAGCTTCATATTCTGCAATTCAACCTCATTCTCTAATAAAACATCAGCAGATACCTCTTCATTCACCTCCTCCAAAGATTTCCCATCATCAGCTGATATTACAACAGCAGCAAGTTCAGCCTATCACACTTCAGACTCCTCCTAATCAGGAACCACCTCCATCACAACACTATGTTCCACTCCAAAGCCATGGTCTTCCTCCAGTTCCTAATAGTGTCCAGTCACAACATTGCTCACCTGTTCACATCCATCCTCCTCCTTTAACAATATCTCCTACTCCATCCCCATCAGCTCAGCAGTCAGTAGTGGTGTCTCCTACGCCTGCTCACTCACCTAGTCAGTCGCCCACCATAATAATTCATCCACAAGCACTTATTCAGTCACAACCACATCCTCTTATGCCATCAGCTCTACAGTCGGAGCAGAACCCACAGCAGCCCACTACTAGTCAAGTACGACCGGTAGCACAACAGCTTAATCTTCCATCCCATCTTACAGTTCCACCTTCCCCAGTAGTACACATTGGGCCAGTAGATCAGCCGAACTTGATGTCCCCGGGCCAGCAGACAGTGTCTCCAACACCACATCAGCAATATCCGACCTTACAGTCCGTGCCAATCCCAGTTGCAACCCCTCCACAGCTGTCAACATCTCCAACCCAGATTCAACAACTGCCCTTGCAGTCTGTGCAATCTTTACAAATGCAGCCTGAAATTCTATCCCAGGGCCAGGTTTTGGTGCAAAATACTTTGGTTTCTGAGGAGGAGCTTCCTGCTGCAGAAGCTTTGGTCCAACTGCCATTTCAGACTCTTCCGCCACCACAGACTGTTGCAGTAAACCTTCAAGTACAACCATCAGTACCTGTTGAAACCCCTGTGGTAAGCTCTCAGaaattttctttttggttttgatATTTAACTAAAAGTGAAAAACGCTTTCTCCACCAACATTCTATTATGGCCATAGATGACAGAAATCTCGTGTGTGTATAAGGAAAGAAGAATCTGTTCTCAAAATCATTTACAGGTTTGGTAAAACTGGCATTGCTGCATGGCATCTAAACAAAGCGATGTGTTGAAAAACTGGCTCCCAGTCTGACATTCATTTTATTGCTGGATAAGCAAATAATATTACTATCTTTGCAGAACTGACTTTTCCATTTTGAAACTGTATCCTTTGAAGAAAATGTTTTGGGGCGTATTCTCCATCCTACCCCAAATTCCACTTGAGTGCATTTGAAGGAGGTGGAGGGACACAGAACTGCACAGGAGCAGCTGTAACTTACACCACTGACATAAGGTCCCGCAGGGAATCAGTAGCTCCACCATACCCATGGAATGTCATTAACATAATCCCTTCTTCCCCTTATGCTAGGGTGAGGAACAGTTGATGCAAGAGCTGCCTCCACCAGCTTTATGCCAGTGTCAGGTTCCCCCCGGACTATGAAATTTTGGCCCTCTATATTAAATACAGTGCAATTTTAAATATTCAAATACATTTGTCTAATCAAGG encodes the following:
- the AKAP4 gene encoding A-kinase anchor protein 4; this translates as MSQEVDWLHSQAGVCKVDLYNPDEQKDQDRKVICFVDVSSLNVKDKDSKAKKAASQSSSISEPSNELDLGNLEEKEVIVIKDNEKHDHSKTEGAVCLFKQGSTDELSVVSWLNNDLQKYAVGFQHALTPSDAPQKRKVSETFNDPSLSQNSDTSLKSAGAQKGKRDPDDVSYYVNKLCSLVVQMARKEITDKLEGTASKFIRQGIHGSAGEGKNNNSRGSVSKIASQMVNEAVEASTQDPQGKLPSPRPSQEKTIKKEDTSGSKRTSLFYGEMSNQNGCKQGGKPGDKQMCQQAKQSGQDDSGTSVSKGLMVYANQVASDMMFSFMKTMKVQRKDGKTTPACVVLKKVILKHTKDVISDLIDSTMKNLHNVTGVLMTDSDFVSTVKKNLFNLGSQKSTEILEAMVKRLFKALAGDDKQSRSQSLAYTSLKTGSQDSKSQGMQFTAMKSEMHNQGKDKDRGASKCQSSSSKDSEKHCSMDKYAKDLIVTALMLIQQHLLQQTNGKDSARESGATSFGYVSRDSHFEKAGSSQSSKSLSMAAGSRHSGAKNDHQQLDSQKGDISSILLSIIQKVLREAGFNIDDNSSETNRNYRDPATTDSKSSKKSLSKQPSSAMDQFDNMDQVNKQFIDQLVESVMKLCLFMAKNNSPDLAIGDLLDEQNAFGASSSKTPAVPRRSSQSKGNGKQLLGSSSGSEVIVNNQNSNSSLLNKELQAILQWMAASHFNVPNLSFMNENEGDLKKLPQLAEKAAKKGYSVGDILQEVMRYFEKQQMAAAVGNMPRCGLMDWLLANL